From Linepithema humile isolate Giens D197 chromosome 8, Lhum_UNIL_v1.0, whole genome shotgun sequence, one genomic window encodes:
- the LOC105672364 gene encoding mitochondrial assembly of ribosomal large subunit protein 1 isoform X1, whose protein sequence is MRSCILKNLLCTRRILRGNYAKTLTYSQLKLTRRFSNNVGNKYDNENNNVRRGDNHNLAAAINEKYKLFSENADVILDVSEERQRINLEELQAQEEVHNPYADLNLSHGVTDVFDIEDLVALLERDKARNIFVASVPKEYAYVDYIVVVTGKSQKHMSALATFVRKVYKLKKHQTDQIPKIEGEQSKDWIAIDLGNIALHIFSDSARKHYDLETLWTVGSQYDDKTNELEELNIMDQYNAFLVDFQPADKAQ, encoded by the exons ATGCGTTCGTGCATCTTGAAAAATCTTCTTTGTACGCGGCGAATATTGCGCGGTAATTACGCGAAGACGTTAACGTATTCTCAGTTGAAATTAACGAGACGATTCTCGAATAATGTAGGCAATAAGTATGACAACGAGAATAACAATGTGCGTAGGGGTGATAATCATAACCTTGCAGCTgctataaatgaaaaatacaagCTTTTCTCCGAGAATGCAGACGTAATCTTGGATGTGAGCGAAGAACGGCAGAGGATCAATCTTGAAGAACTACAGGCACAAGAGGAAGTCCATAATCCTTACGCTGATCTAAACCTAAGTC ATGGTGTTACTGATGTGTTTGACATTGAGGATCTCGTCGCATTGCTAGAGCGAGACAAAGCCAGAAACATCTTTGTTGCATCAGTGCCAAAAGAATATGCTTATGTGGACTACATTGTTGTTGTGACAGGAAAATCGCAGAAGCATATGAGTGCACTTGCCACTTTTGTACGCAAggtttataaattgaaaaaacatCAGACTGACCAAATACCTAAAATTGAAGGAGAGCAATCAAAAGATTGGATAGCAATAGATTTag gaAATATTGCTCTGCATATCTTTTCTGATTCTGCTAGAAAACATTACGATTTGGAAACCCTGTGGACGGTTGGCTCGCAATACGATGATAAGACTAATGAGTTAGAAGAGTTGAATATTATGGATCAGTATAATGCTTTCTTGGTTGATTTTCAACCAGCTGATAAAGCTCAATGA
- the LOC105672406 gene encoding RCC1 and BTB domain-containing protein 1-like isoform X2 produces the protein MSSDESISSLSSLSSSSSSSSEEKKSHDYRRSENPTICHRSVVRKMRKREKRKLKGNFANGKYHMDLKKWPILNLLQPEFASRIDTVMVFGSGKNSKGRLGIGFIKYTLHPRIVSILCRKGIKTLFHRIRPGPRKFSQVFALTEEGEVYCWGDNNGKSLGLGTAKETVRTPTHLAFLQHCRIIDIACGEDHCLALTNDGKVYTWGLNIFEAKNGIVIIHYTPIQMKDEFDAKKIVYIACGRWCSVIVTDNSDIYTWGDNFEVDSYRAIDYSGDDNYPSIDNCNDNNIDNNYRDNIRIKQIFENFKMPHKIFSRKGVKIVKAVCGSRHVIMLTDKGELYVWGQNNCGQLGTGNKEKVLSPIKLEQSKMGKVVDIAAIHCADTSVALNKDGRIYVWGSYSGLHIVLPTVTLFSNMYDVFAFNNSMGIMYRPLIMLGEELSVLKSVETMFDDPATSDLTIKVKGKPIYVHKAMLRARCEYFRNMFQHNWAESNQNVIENEQFSYSIYKAFLKYLYTGVVDLPPEDAFNLITLTEVYCETKLKEECVCIIKEKITVSNLAFIYDKAKKYNLKELEKYCYKFAEDRKKSVILTEICSKWNEKTKDAFMPNAANAGSPSS, from the exons ATGTCATCAGATGAATCGATATCATCGTTATCGTCATTATCGTCATCATCGTCATCTTCCtcagaagagaaaaaaagtcaCGACTATAGAAGAAGCGAAAATCCAACAATATGTCATCGGAGCGTAGTTCg aaaaatgcggaaaagggagaaaagaaaattgaaaggCAACTTCGCGAATGGGAAATATCATATGGATCTCAAGAAGTGGCCGATCTTAAATTTGCTACAGCCAGAATTTGCTTCACGGATTGATACCGTTATGGTATTTGGTTCtg GCAAGAATTCCAAAGGTCGATTGGGAATAGGCTTTATAAAGTATACTCTGCATCCAAGAATAGTGTCTATTCTTTGTCGGAAAGgcataaaaacattatttcatcGTATACGTCCAGGTCCTCGCAAGTTTTCACAGGTTTTTGCTCTTACAGAAGAAGGAGAG GTATATTGTTGGGGTGATAATAATGGAAAAAGCTTAGGATTAGGAACTGCCAAAGAAACAGTGCGCACACCAACTCACTTGGCTTTTTTGCAACACTGTCGTATTATAGACATTGCATGTGGTGAAGACCATTGTCTTGCTCTTACGAATGATGGAAAA gTTTATACTTGGGGTTTAAACATTTTTGAGGCAAAAAATGGCATAGTTATTATACACTATACACCAATTCAAATGAAAGATGAATTTGATGcaaagaaaattgtatatattgctTGTGGTCGTTGGTGTAGCGTAATAGTCACTGATAATAGTGACATTTACACTTGGGGCGATAATTTTGAAGTTGACTCTTATCGTGCCATTGATTATAGTGGTGATGATAATTATCCTAGTATTGATAACTGTAATGATAACAATATTGATAACAATTACAGGGATAATATACGtataaagcaaatttttgaaaactttaaaatgcctcataaaattttctcacgAAAAGGCGTCAAAATAG TTAAAGCAGTCTGTGGAAGCAGGCATGTAATAATGCTCACTGATAAAGGAGAGTTGTACGTCTGGGGCCAAAATAATTGTGGACAATTAGGCACTGGCAATAAAGAGAAAGTTCTTTCTCCAATTAAG TTGGAACAATCTAAAATGGGGAAAGTGGTGGACATAGCTGCTATACATTGCGCCGACACAAGTGTTGCCTTGAATAAAGATGGACGTATCTATGTATGGGGCTCGTATTCTGGATTGCATATTGTGCTTCCCACAGTTACCTTGTTTTCGAACATGTATGATGTTTTCGCTTTCAATAACTCAATGGGCATTATGTATCGACCGTTGATCATGTTGGGTGAAGAGTTAAGTGTATTAAAATCTGTGGAAACTATGTTCGATGATCCC gCAACAAGTGATCTTACGATAAAAGTCAAAGGAAAGCCTATTTATGTTCATAAAGCTATGTTAAGGGCTCGTTGTgagtatttcagaaatatgTTCCAACATAATTGGGCAGAATCCAATCAAAa TGTCATCGAAAACGAACAATTTTCATACTCCATATACAAggctttcttaaaatatttatatactggTGTAGTAGATTTACCTCCCGAAGATGCATTCA ATCTCATAACTTTAACCGAAGTCTATTGCGAGACAAAGCTTAAGGAGGAATGCGTTTGtataataaaggaaaaaattactGTGTCAAATCTAGCGTTTATTTACGACAAggcaaaaaaatacaatttaaag gaattggaaaaatattgctaTAAATTTGCTGAAGATCGCAAAAAATCCGTTATTCTAACTGAAATTTGCTCCAAGTGGAATGAAAAAACCAAAGATGCTTTTATGCCTAATGCAGCAAATGCTGGTTCGCCATCCTCCTAA
- the Syx18 gene encoding syntaxin-18, with protein sequence MDVSTLFKACVKTVNLRNKELNILINNSVKCQSRRTVEIKSAFCAKAQAVVTQISKLREFLLENRRAYLNFSSYLSTAPHMTDVERDEIDAGAQRIMSTCSQLLKELKREIANTSEDITRQNVEHREIMLLLIEDYLKNVCKIYSEQKAMRVKRAMETRRIAKLHSDPVDESEKTAKKYISYMTEKSSIDERRESKSDSNESSPMKIQEINGDVGTLAYEEELSAEDVQMFESENEQLFNELNTVTEEIKQIESKVVHIAELQEIFTEKVLDQDRDLDRLMTTVVGSTENVREANEQIRQAIQRKAGIRVWSLFFLLVMSFSILFLDWYNP encoded by the coding sequence ATGGATGTGAGTACATTATTCAAAGCCTGTGTGAAGACGGTGAATCTGCGCAATAAGGAATTGAATATCCTGATAAATAACAGTGTCAAATGTCAATCCAGAAGAACTGTCGAAATTAAAAGTGCTTTCTGTGCGAAGGCACAAGCAGTGGTCACACAGATCAGCAAGCTGCGCGAGTTCTTGTTGGAGAATCGCCGGGCATATCTAAATTTCTCCAGCTACTTGTCGACGGCACCGCATATGACGGACGTAGAGCGTGATGAGATCGACGCGGGTGCGCAGCGTATCATGAGTACATGTTCACAGTTGTTAAAGGAACTAAAGCGAGAAATTGCCAACACATCTGAAGATATCACACGACAGAATGTGGAACACCGCGAAATCAtgctattattaattgaagatTACCTGAAGaacgtttgtaaaatttattccgaGCAGAAAGCGATGCGTGTGAAGCGTGCAATGGAGACGCGACGGATAGCCAAGTTGCATTCGGATCCTGTGGATGAGTCGGAAAAGACAGCAAAGAAGTATATCTCATATATGACAGAAAAATCATCGATAGATGAGCGTCGCGAAAGTAAAAGCGATTCAAATGAATCAAGCCCAATGAAGATCCAGGAGATTAATGGGGACGTCGGTACACTGGCGTACGAGGAAGAATTATCGGCCGAAGATGTGCAGATGTTTGAATCGGAGAATGAACAGTTGTTTAATGAGTTAAATACTGTAACCGAGGAAATCAAGCAGATTGAGAGCAAGGTAGTACACATTGCCGAGCTGCAAGAGATCTTCACGGAAAAAGTCTTGGATCAGGACCGGGATCTTGACCGATTAATGACGACGGTGGTAGGCTCTACAGAAAATGTCAGGGAGGCGAATGAGCAGATTCGGCAAGCGATTCAGCGGAAAGCCGGCATCCGCGTGTGGAGTCTTTTCTTCCTCCTGGTAATGTCGTTTTCAATACTGTTTCTCGATTGGTACAATCCATAA
- the LOC105672364 gene encoding ribosomal silencing factor RsfS isoform X2, which translates to MRSCILKNLLCTRRILRAAINEKYKLFSENADVILDVSEERQRINLEELQAQEEVHNPYADLNLSHGVTDVFDIEDLVALLERDKARNIFVASVPKEYAYVDYIVVVTGKSQKHMSALATFVRKVYKLKKHQTDQIPKIEGEQSKDWIAIDLGNIALHIFSDSARKHYDLETLWTVGSQYDDKTNELEELNIMDQYNAFLVDFQPADKAQ; encoded by the exons ATGCGTTCGTGCATCTTGAAAAATCTTCTTTGTACGCGGCGAATATTGCGCG CTgctataaatgaaaaatacaagCTTTTCTCCGAGAATGCAGACGTAATCTTGGATGTGAGCGAAGAACGGCAGAGGATCAATCTTGAAGAACTACAGGCACAAGAGGAAGTCCATAATCCTTACGCTGATCTAAACCTAAGTC ATGGTGTTACTGATGTGTTTGACATTGAGGATCTCGTCGCATTGCTAGAGCGAGACAAAGCCAGAAACATCTTTGTTGCATCAGTGCCAAAAGAATATGCTTATGTGGACTACATTGTTGTTGTGACAGGAAAATCGCAGAAGCATATGAGTGCACTTGCCACTTTTGTACGCAAggtttataaattgaaaaaacatCAGACTGACCAAATACCTAAAATTGAAGGAGAGCAATCAAAAGATTGGATAGCAATAGATTTag gaAATATTGCTCTGCATATCTTTTCTGATTCTGCTAGAAAACATTACGATTTGGAAACCCTGTGGACGGTTGGCTCGCAATACGATGATAAGACTAATGAGTTAGAAGAGTTGAATATTATGGATCAGTATAATGCTTTCTTGGTTGATTTTCAACCAGCTGATAAAGCTCAATGA
- the LOC105672406 gene encoding RCC1 and BTB domain-containing protein 1-like isoform X1, with translation MSSDESISSLSSLSSSSSSSSEEKKSHDYRRSENPTICHRSVVRKMRKREKRKLKGNFANGKYHMDLKKWPILNLLQPEFASRIDTVMVFGSGMECNGALIITRNKMVYALGKNSKGRLGIGFIKYTLHPRIVSILCRKGIKTLFHRIRPGPRKFSQVFALTEEGEVYCWGDNNGKSLGLGTAKETVRTPTHLAFLQHCRIIDIACGEDHCLALTNDGKVYTWGLNIFEAKNGIVIIHYTPIQMKDEFDAKKIVYIACGRWCSVIVTDNSDIYTWGDNFEVDSYRAIDYSGDDNYPSIDNCNDNNIDNNYRDNIRIKQIFENFKMPHKIFSRKGVKIVKAVCGSRHVIMLTDKGELYVWGQNNCGQLGTGNKEKVLSPIKLEQSKMGKVVDIAAIHCADTSVALNKDGRIYVWGSYSGLHIVLPTVTLFSNMYDVFAFNNSMGIMYRPLIMLGEELSVLKSVETMFDDPATSDLTIKVKGKPIYVHKAMLRARCEYFRNMFQHNWAESNQNVIENEQFSYSIYKAFLKYLYTGVVDLPPEDAFNLITLTEVYCETKLKEECVCIIKEKITVSNLAFIYDKAKKYNLKELEKYCYKFAEDRKKSVILTEICSKWNEKTKDAFMPNAANAGSPSS, from the exons ATGTCATCAGATGAATCGATATCATCGTTATCGTCATTATCGTCATCATCGTCATCTTCCtcagaagagaaaaaaagtcaCGACTATAGAAGAAGCGAAAATCCAACAATATGTCATCGGAGCGTAGTTCg aaaaatgcggaaaagggagaaaagaaaattgaaaggCAACTTCGCGAATGGGAAATATCATATGGATCTCAAGAAGTGGCCGATCTTAAATTTGCTACAGCCAGAATTTGCTTCACGGATTGATACCGTTATGGTATTTGGTTCtg GTATGGAATGTAACGGGGCTCTAATCATAACTAGAAATAAAATGGTATATGCTTTAGGCAAGAATTCCAAAGGTCGATTGGGAATAGGCTTTATAAAGTATACTCTGCATCCAAGAATAGTGTCTATTCTTTGTCGGAAAGgcataaaaacattatttcatcGTATACGTCCAGGTCCTCGCAAGTTTTCACAGGTTTTTGCTCTTACAGAAGAAGGAGAG GTATATTGTTGGGGTGATAATAATGGAAAAAGCTTAGGATTAGGAACTGCCAAAGAAACAGTGCGCACACCAACTCACTTGGCTTTTTTGCAACACTGTCGTATTATAGACATTGCATGTGGTGAAGACCATTGTCTTGCTCTTACGAATGATGGAAAA gTTTATACTTGGGGTTTAAACATTTTTGAGGCAAAAAATGGCATAGTTATTATACACTATACACCAATTCAAATGAAAGATGAATTTGATGcaaagaaaattgtatatattgctTGTGGTCGTTGGTGTAGCGTAATAGTCACTGATAATAGTGACATTTACACTTGGGGCGATAATTTTGAAGTTGACTCTTATCGTGCCATTGATTATAGTGGTGATGATAATTATCCTAGTATTGATAACTGTAATGATAACAATATTGATAACAATTACAGGGATAATATACGtataaagcaaatttttgaaaactttaaaatgcctcataaaattttctcacgAAAAGGCGTCAAAATAG TTAAAGCAGTCTGTGGAAGCAGGCATGTAATAATGCTCACTGATAAAGGAGAGTTGTACGTCTGGGGCCAAAATAATTGTGGACAATTAGGCACTGGCAATAAAGAGAAAGTTCTTTCTCCAATTAAG TTGGAACAATCTAAAATGGGGAAAGTGGTGGACATAGCTGCTATACATTGCGCCGACACAAGTGTTGCCTTGAATAAAGATGGACGTATCTATGTATGGGGCTCGTATTCTGGATTGCATATTGTGCTTCCCACAGTTACCTTGTTTTCGAACATGTATGATGTTTTCGCTTTCAATAACTCAATGGGCATTATGTATCGACCGTTGATCATGTTGGGTGAAGAGTTAAGTGTATTAAAATCTGTGGAAACTATGTTCGATGATCCC gCAACAAGTGATCTTACGATAAAAGTCAAAGGAAAGCCTATTTATGTTCATAAAGCTATGTTAAGGGCTCGTTGTgagtatttcagaaatatgTTCCAACATAATTGGGCAGAATCCAATCAAAa TGTCATCGAAAACGAACAATTTTCATACTCCATATACAAggctttcttaaaatatttatatactggTGTAGTAGATTTACCTCCCGAAGATGCATTCA ATCTCATAACTTTAACCGAAGTCTATTGCGAGACAAAGCTTAAGGAGGAATGCGTTTGtataataaaggaaaaaattactGTGTCAAATCTAGCGTTTATTTACGACAAggcaaaaaaatacaatttaaag gaattggaaaaatattgctaTAAATTTGCTGAAGATCGCAAAAAATCCGTTATTCTAACTGAAATTTGCTCCAAGTGGAATGAAAAAACCAAAGATGCTTTTATGCCTAATGCAGCAAATGCTGGTTCGCCATCCTCCTAA